A genomic window from Lotus japonicus ecotype B-129 chromosome 1, LjGifu_v1.2 includes:
- the LOC130730502 gene encoding protein NRT1/ PTR FAMILY 5.2-like: protein MKRETDKVQINDTSIMAVVGELKSPAILESEDYTQDGTVDLKGRPVLRSKTGTWRACSFIVGYEMIERMAYYGIASNLVLYLTKKLHEGTVKSSNHVTNWVGTVWIMPAAGAYIADAYLGRYWTFVTASGIYLLGMCLLTLAVSLPALRPPPCPPGVADKDCQQASSLQMGIFFFALYIIAAGTGGTKPNISTMGADQFDDFEPKERHHKLSFYNWWVFYILIGTISAQTALVYIQDNVGFALGYGIPTIGLAISILVFLLGTPLYRHRLPSGSPLTRMVQVIVAAMSKWKVKVPDDPKELHEVSTEEYASKGRNIIDHSSSMKFLDKAATKTGQTSPWMLCTVTQVEETKQMMKMIPILITTCIPSTIIAQTTTLFIRQGTTLDRSMGPHFEIPPACLTAFINIFMLISVVIYDRVFVPAIRRYTKNPRGITMLQRLGIGLVLHIIIMTTACLVERKRLGVAREKNLLGQHDTIPLTIFILLPQFGLTGIADTFVDVAKLEFFYDQAPEAMKSLGTSYFTTTQSIGSFFSTFLLSTVADLTRKHGHKGWILDNLNVSHIDYYYAFLAMLSTINFLCFVIVAKFFVYNYDVTQTKMDLELEMNTASA from the exons ATGAAAAGAGAGACAGACAAAGTGCAAATAAATGACACAAG CATTATGGCAGTGGTGGGAGAATTAAAAAGCCCTGCAATATTGGAGAGTGAAGATTACACTCAAGATGGTACAGTGGACCTAAAAGGTAGACCAGTTTTAAGATCAAAGACTGGAACATGGAGAGCTTGTTCCTTCATAGTAG GTTATGAAATGATTGAAAGGATGGCATACTATGGGATAGCATCAAACCTAGTGCTGTACCTGACAAAGAAGCTCCATGAGGGTACTGTAAAATCTTCAAACCATGTTACCAACTGGGTTGGCACAGTGTGGATTATGCCAGCTGCAGGGGCTTATATAGCTGACGCCTATCTTGGCAGATATTGGACCTTTGTAACAGCATCTGGCATTTACCTTCTG GGAATGTGTTTGCTGACACTAGCAGTATCACTACCAGCTCTAAGACCACCACCATGTCCTCCAGGGGTAGCAGACAAGGATTGCCAACAAGCATCATCATTGCAAATGGGTATTTTCTTCTTTGCCTTGTACATCATTGCAGCAGGCACAGGGGGAACCAAGCCCAACATTTCCACCATGGGAGCAGACCAATTTGATGACTTTGAGCCCAAAGAAAGACACCATAAGCTTTCTTTCTACAATTGGTGGGTGTTTTATATCTTAATTGGAACCATTTCTGCCCAAACTGCATTAGTTTACATACAAGACAATGTGGGCTTTGCACTTGGATATGGAATTCCAACCATTGGACTTGCCATTTCAATATTGGTGTTTCTGTTAGGAACTCCACTTTATAGGCATAGATTACCCTCAGGAAGCCCTTTAACTAGGATGGTTCAGGTCATTGTGGCTGCAATGAGCAAGTGGAAGGTAAAAGTCCCAGATGATCCAAAAGAGTTACATGAAGTGAGCACAGAAGAGTATGCAAGTAAAGGCAGAAACATAATTGATCACAGCTCTTCAATGAA ATTCCTTGACAAGGCAGCAACAAAGACTGGTCAAACTTCACCATGGATGCTTTGTACTGTGACCCAAGTTGAGGAAACCAAGCAAATGATGAAAATGATTCCAATTCTAATAACTACATGTATCCCAAGCACCATCATAGCTCAAACCACCACACTCTTCATTAGGCAAGGCACTACTCTAGACCGGAGCATGGGACCTCATTTTGAAATACCTCCTGCATGTCTTACAGCATTTATAAACATCTTCATGCTGATAAGCGTTGTTATCTATGACCGTGTTTTTGTTCCTGCGATCCGGCGCTACACAAAGAACCCCAGAGGGATCACAATGCTGCAGAGACTTGGGATTGGCCTTGTTCTGCACATCATTATAATGACCACTGCATGCCTGGTTGAGAGGAAGAGACTCGGTGTTGCAAGAGAAAAAAACCTCTTAGGCCAGCATGACACAATTCCTCTTACAATTTTCATTCTCCTCCCTCAGTTTGGTCTGACAGGGATTGCTGATACCTTTGTGGATGTTGCTAAGCTAGAATTCTTCTATGATCAAGCACCAGAAGCCATGAAAAGTCTTGGAACATCATATTTCACAACCACCCAGAGCATTGGGAGTTTTTTCAGTACTTTTCTTTTATCAACTGTGGCTGATCTCACCCGCAAACATGGCCATAAGGGTTGGATTTTGGATAATCTAAACGTCTCCCATATAGATTACTATTATGCATTCTTGGCCATGCTGAGCACTATCAACTTCCTTTGCTTTGTTATTGTTGCCAAGTTCTTTGTCTATAATTATGATGTAACACAAACCAAAATGGACTTGGAGTTGGAAATGAACACTGCTTCAGCTTAG